From the Elusimicrobiaceae bacterium genome, one window contains:
- a CDS encoding prepilin-type N-terminal cleavage/methylation domain-containing protein, whose amino-acid sequence MKNNKNGFTLIEILVAVLIMIILVTMAVPMYEKAIEKSRVAEVSTTLKKIGDSKLRIMDQMNLANFHGGASNDFNMKSLDVEMPTSNEFTYSLYPESYPNAVCAVRAKGEYQGTVFLYLGDAAADYCDCSTSHSSGSVCHEYCLRSTKVFCGGTHCEEYGMDNFSVGTCNTSN is encoded by the coding sequence ATGAAAAATAATAAAAATGGTTTTACTCTCATTGAGATTCTGGTAGCTGTTTTAATTATGATTATTTTGGTCACAATGGCGGTGCCAATGTATGAGAAGGCTATTGAAAAATCCCGTGTGGCGGAAGTAAGTACCACTTTGAAAAAGATTGGGGATTCCAAGTTGCGGATTATGGATCAGATGAACTTAGCTAATTTTCATGGGGGTGCCAGTAATGATTTCAACATGAAATCTCTGGACGTAGAAATGCCTACTAGTAATGAATTTACCTATTCGTTGTATCCGGAGAGTTATCCCAATGCTGTTTGCGCGGTGCGGGCAAAAGGAGAATATCAGGGCACTGTCTTTTTGTACTTAGGGGATGCTGCCGCGGACTATTGTGATTGTTCTACTTCGCACAGTAGCGGTAGCGTGTGCCATGAATATTGCTTGCGCAGTACGAAAGTGTTTTGCGGCGGTACACACTGTGAAGAATATGGTATGGATAATTTCTCAGTCGGAACGTGTAATACAAGCAATTAA
- a CDS encoding prepilin-type N-terminal cleavage/methylation domain-containing protein, which translates to MNKKGFTLVEVLVVVVIIGILSAVALPQYRKVMEKASFTKAEVMAKSLYDSCERMVAEWGVEEWGDINSSARKLARLDIGENSLLPNGFSISGETITGAGFIYTLRNSGACYVTITKPSGDAYAGVSVGYNGASFSCSGNATACNVYGLD; encoded by the coding sequence ATGAATAAAAAAGGATTTACGTTGGTTGAAGTGTTGGTGGTAGTAGTCATTATTGGTATTTTGTCGGCGGTTGCTTTACCGCAATACCGTAAAGTGATGGAAAAAGCTAGTTTTACCAAGGCAGAAGTGATGGCTAAGTCTTTGTATGACTCCTGCGAGCGTATGGTAGCGGAGTGGGGCGTAGAAGAGTGGGGGGATATTAATTCTTCCGCACGTAAATTAGCCCGCTTGGATATTGGCGAAAATAGTTTATTACCTAATGGTTTCAGTATATCCGGGGAAACTATTACCGGGGCCGGATTTATCTACACATTGCGCAATTCCGGAGCTTGTTACGTAACCATTACTAAGCCATCCGGAGATGCCTATGCCGGGGTTTCCGTTGGATATAACGGGGCCAGTTTTTCTTGCAGTGGCAATGCAACAGCTTGCAATGTCTATGGTTTGGACTAA
- a CDS encoding ankyrin repeat domain-containing protein gives MKKLIIFLLIILVSILAIGYRKAHQAQLGEELIAAAYEGDLIGVKNLLEEGAPLNYVLYFNDPARHYENMDFDPLQAAASSGNEKLISYLINQRLDVNIENSRQWTPLFIAVRDGHAESAARLIRAGADINHLTDTKTTALIMAILADFKTEKDRETLIKYLLKRGANPNLQTQWKTDALYYAVTELQSPAIVQLLLKYKANVCQTYEGKSAPEIAPAPMYDLLQDIYLKNCLAGNKNSY, from the coding sequence ATGAAGAAATTAATTATTTTTCTTTTAATCATTTTGGTGTCTATATTAGCCATCGGCTACCGCAAAGCCCATCAGGCCCAATTGGGAGAAGAACTTATTGCTGCCGCCTACGAGGGCGATTTAATCGGCGTAAAAAATCTTTTGGAAGAGGGAGCCCCTCTGAACTATGTGCTTTATTTTAATGACCCGGCTCGCCATTACGAAAATATGGATTTTGATCCGTTACAAGCCGCCGCTTCTAGCGGTAATGAAAAATTAATCTCTTATTTAATCAATCAAAGATTGGATGTAAACATAGAAAACAGCCGCCAATGGACGCCCTTGTTTATTGCCGTGCGAGATGGACATGCGGAATCAGCAGCCCGCTTAATACGAGCCGGCGCGGACATCAATCATCTCACAGACACAAAAACCACCGCTCTTATCATGGCAATACTGGCCGATTTCAAAACAGAAAAAGACCGGGAAACCCTCATAAAATATTTACTGAAAAGAGGAGCCAACCCCAATTTGCAGACTCAATGGAAAACCGATGCGCTTTATTATGCTGTTACGGAATTGCAAAGTCCGGCAATCGTACAACTGTTATTAAAGTACAAAGCTAATGTTTGCCAAACTTACGAAGGAAAATCGGCACCGGAAATAGCTCCGGCGCCGATGTATGATTTACTGCAAGATATCTATCTGAAAAATTGTCTTGCGGGCAATAAAAATTCCTATTAA